From the Paenibacillus tianjinensis genome, the window GTACCAGCTGCGCCGCCGACATTTCCAGACTGAAGATCGCTACGGTCTCTTTGGCCCGGACCGCTACATTCTGGCATATATTCAGCGCAAATGCAGTCTTGCCGACAGAAGGGCGGGCAGCAACAATGATCAGATCATTGCGCTGAAAACCGTTGGTCATATGGTCAAGATCAACGAAACCGCTCGGAATCCCCGAGGTATTGCCTTTATTCTGATGGAGCATTTCCACCCGGTCAAATACCTCCATCACTACATCGCGGATGGCAATAAACCCGCTGCCGCTGCGGCGGTTAGAGATTTCTAAGATCCGCCGCTCCGCATCGCTCAGCATGATGCCTACATCTTCGCCGCCGGTATAACCTTCGCTGACAATTTGTGTCGCTGTACGGATCAGCCGCCGCAGCATCGCCTTTTCCTCGATAATTTGAGCATAGTAGTCCACGTTGGCCGCAGTCGGCACTGCATGCGCCAGCTTAGCCAAATAGCTGACACCGCCGATATCCTCAAGCTCTCCCTTGTCCTGAAGCCGGGACGTCAGGGTAATCAGATCAATCGGCTGGCTCTCTTCTCCGAGCTGCACCATCGCCTCAAAAATCATCTGATGCGGTTTATCGTAGAAGTCTTCGGTATTCACCCGCTCCATCGCGGTAATCAGCGCCTCATCATGCAGCAGAATAGCACCCAGTACGGCCTGCTCCGCCTCCAGATTCTGCGGGGGAACCCGATCGAAAAAGAGATCTCCACCCATGTTACTCCTCCGTTACTTGAACCGTGAGGTTAGCCTTTACTTCAGTATGCAGCTTCACATGAACCTGGAATGTACCCACATGACGGATCGGGTCGCTCAGCTCAATTTTGCGCTTGTCAATAACGATGCCTTGAGTTGCAGCCAGGGTTTCCGCAATCTGCTTGCTGGTGATTGCACCGAACAGACGGCCGCCCTCACCCGATTTTGCTTTTAGCGTCAGTGTCAGCTCGTCCAGCTTCTTGCCGAGCTGCTGCGCTTCCTCTTTCTCCTGGTCCTTACGGCGTTGTTCAGCAGCAGCCTGGTTCTCCAGTGTTTTTACATTGCCTTCTGTAGCTGGACGAACCAGCCCGCGCGGCAGCAGGAAGTTGGCTGCATACCCTTCGGATACCTCTTTAACCTGCCCCTTCTTGCCTTGTCCCTTAACATCTTTTATGAAAATGACCTTCATTCGAACAGCCCCTCTTTCGCTTCAATTTCAGCCAGCACTTCCAGCAGTCTGGCTTCTGCTTCCTTACTTGTTCCTTCAAGCTGTACCGCAGCGTTGGACAAATGCCCGCCGCCGCCCAGCTTCTCCATCACGACTTGAACATTCATCCGCCCGAGTGAACGGGCGCTGATGCCGATCAGGCCGTCAGGCCGCTCACTGATGACAAAAGATGCCACCACGTTAGTCATCCCAAGCAGCGTATCTGCGGTCTGGGCGATAAGCAGCTGCGGGATTTTCATTCCCGGTGCGGTTACAACCAGCGCTATATGATCATACACCATTCGCGCATGCTTGATAATTTCGGCTTTGGAGATATACTCCTGCAAATCCTCTTTCAGCATCCGCTGGATAAGGATCGTATCCGCCCCGATCCGCCGCAGGAAACCTGCTGCTTCAAAGGTGCGCGAGCCGGTATGGAGAGCAAAATGCTTCGTGTCGACCGTAATCCCGGCGAGCAGCATGGTTGCCTCCAGCGGGCTAAGCTTGATCTTATCGTGGATATACTGCAGCAGCTCTGTTACAAGCTCACAGGTGGAGGATGCATACGGCTCTAGATACACCAGCACCGCTTCGTTGATGAATTCCTCCCCCCGCCGGTGATGGTCAACGACCACAATCCGGCTGGCATATTGCACAAGACGCGGTTCCATCGTCATAGAGGCCTTATGGGTATCTACTACGATCAGCAGCGTATGCTCGGTCATGACCTGCAGCGCCTGCTCTGTGGTGATAAAGGTCTTGTACAGATCCTCGTCCCGCTTGATCTGCTCCATCATCCGGGTAATGGAGGGGTTAGGCGTCTCCATTACAATGCTGGCTTCCACATTGTACATCTGGGCCGCTTTGAGCAGGCCAATCGCTGCCCCTACGGCATCGATATCGGGGTTACGGTGCCCCATAATCAGCACCTTATCGCTCTCCTGCATCAGATCGCGCAGGGCATGGGCAATAACCCGCGCCCGGACTCTCGTCCGTTTCTCTGCGGCATTGCTCTTGCCGCCGTAGAAGGACAGGCGCTGGCCCGCCTTCACGGCTGCCTGATCTCCGCCGCGTCCCAGCGCCATGTCCAGACTGGATTGCGCCAGCGCTCCCAGCTCGCTGGCAGACTCCGCGCCATACGCGAGGCCGATGCTCAGCGTCATCGGCACCTTAAGGTCGGCGGTCATTTCACGCACCTCATCGAGGATGACAAACCGGCTCTCCTCCAGTGCCTGCAGGCTGCGGTGATTAAGCAGCATCAGGTAACGTTCGGAAGACAGCCGCCGGAGATACACCTCGAACTGTTTGCTCCACTCGGTAATCTCACTGGCCACCTTGGCGATCAGCGAGGTACGCTGCTGGTCATCCATACCCTGAGCCGCTTCATCGAGATTGTCCATCATAACGATGCCGATAGCCAGTTTCTCTTCTTCATAGCGCTCACGCAGCACTACAAGCTCAGTAATGTCATATAGATACAGCATACGTTCACTGGGAATAATCACTGCCTGGTAATACCGGTCGTCTACAGTGATTTCCTGTCTGACATCCTTAAGTATGCCGATGTCCTTGGCGATTTCCCGCTTGACTGGACCACTGCCCGTCAGTGCAGGCACTACATCAGGTAATAATTCCTGCAGCTCTTCACCTACCAGCGATTTGCGGCTAAATATATCACTGGCATTGCGGTTGTTCCACTCCACCGTGCGGTCCTCGCTGTAGAGGATGATTCCAAGGGGGAGCATACTGACCGCTTCGCCTTCGACCCGCTTGATACGAAAGGACAGGCCGTTAATATATTCCACCAGATTGCGCCGGAACGCCAGCTCCGCCTGCAGCATCGAGAAGCACAAGGTGCCGGCCAGAAACAGACTGGTCACACCCAGAACCCAGTTGTAGATACTGACGATGATAATAAGGACCAGCAGCAGCATGAACGCCCAGACGGTATGATAGCCGTGCCAGCGTCTTTGCAGAAATTTAGGCATGACCTCTCACCCTATCGTTTCGATTTCTTCACAAGCTCCCGCAGCGGGAACGCAATATCGATAATACCGATAATCCAAAGCCCCGGCAGCCAGACAACGAGCAGTGACAGCAATATTGCCACAATCTTGCTCCACTTGCGCTCATGGACCAGGAAGAACACGAACCCGATGGTCTGAATCTTAAAGACAATTTGGAGTAATGGCAGCAGATTGGCGGAGATCATCAGCATAAAGTTGCTATCTGAATTGCCAAAGAACAGGCTAATTACTACACCCAGCAGATAGTACCAGATAAAGGATCTTGAAAGTCTCCATTCGCGCGCAGGCTTCAGCTTCGGAACCGCATATCCCATACTGTTAAGGATAGGGCGAACAATGGAGTGGGTGATTACAGCCATCATAAAGGAGCTTAGAATCAGTGTCATCGGAATGACCTGTATCGTCATATGACTGATTGTGTTTACATCCTCAGATGTAAGATTGAACTCACTGATCATCGGATTGCCTGTACCCAGATCGGAGAGCGGGGACATCACCATTTGCATCATATCATTTACGTAAGTGGAAAGATCAAAATTGAACAGCGCCGTACCAATCACCAGCAGCAGCAGAAACTCACCCAGAATGGTAACGGTTCCTGCCATGATGGTGGACAATGCCGAGGAGCGTCTCTTATACCATCGTCCCATGACTAAAGCCGGGATCAGGAAATACAGTGCTAACAATACGTAGACAGGTGTAATCAGGCCTACAATCAGCAGAATCGGCAATAAATGCACAATAAACTGTTTTGTACTCAGGGTAGTGAACAACACTACGGCCGGAATAGTTAAAAAAAGTGTAGTGATAATGAGCAGCGGGGTTGATAGGGATAGCAGCAGCAGCAAGTAGGCGATGCTCCATGCCACAGATGTCCAGCGAAATTTCAACAGTTTTCACCTCTTACGCATATGTTCTTCTAACGCAGATATATCCTGGTACCACTCTTCAAGCTGATGCCCTTCCTGCCTGTGCTTTCTTAGCTTCTCCAGTAATAAATCATCCAGTTCTCGGTAAGGAATGCCAAGTCTGCGGCCCAAGATATAAGAGCTCATAATCAGACTCGCCAGACTGTCGCCTACACGGGCGGTACTGCCTTCCCAAAGCGCTTTAAATAACCGTGAGACTTGATCGATTACTTCGGTCTTTAACCACTCAATAACCTTGGCGCGTTTGGCCACATCCAGATCCTTCGGCACATTGGGCACGTCTCTCTACCTCCGGCAAAAAGCATTATTCTCCATTATAGCATAAATATTTCGCAGTCACACGAGAGGGTCCGGCCGCCGGGTAACTGCAATTTCATGCCTTTCAAAAAAGGCCCGCATTCCGTTATCGCCGGAAATACAGGCCCTAAAGTTCATCTGCTTCTGCCGTGATTATAGGTTATAAAGATTCCTGCGATTGCCGGGAGACGACCTTCTCACAATATTCAATGATTTGACTCCGACGGACAATTCCGATGAACCGGTTCATGTCATCAACCACCGGCACAAAGTTCTGCACTTTAGCCAGGTTGATCAGATCTTCCATATCCGCATCGATCGAGACCGGCAGATTATTCATCCGCAGCGGTACATCCTTCAGCAAATATTTTGAAGCATTCTCAAAGGTAACCGTCCCGCCCGAATCCTTCATGTACCAGAGCAGATCCCCTTCTGTCACCGTACCGGCATATTCTCCGTTGCGGTTCAGAATCGGTACAGCGGTATAGCGGTGAAACTCCATCCGTTCCAAGGTCTGGCGCAGTGTTGAATCCAAGGTAACACAGGCCACTTCTTGTTTAGGAAGTAAAAAAAACGCAATATTCATCTCTTGATCCTCCTCAAAGAGTTCCGAAGGAATTAACCCTGCTATTTAGGGCACCCGTAGTAATACGCCTTACCCAGCAATTCGTTCCACTCCATTATACCATGAAGACAGGAAGCAGCAGCCACTAACATTACACATGGCTGCTGCATTCTTACTCTTATGGTATTTGCTACGGGTTGATTACTGTGCTGCTGCTGTAGCCGAAGGCTCCAGTGCATTCTCAGCCTTGCCCGGCTCGATCAGCTGGCTTACCGGAGTGCCGGCATTCATCCAATTGTCGATCATTGCCCGGGCTTCGCTTAAATCCTCTTCATCGACGATATCATAATACACGCCGTCAATCTTCTTGCCTTCACCCATGACGGTAAAGCTGGAAATATCCATATCCTTGCCGCCCATGAACTTTTTGGCGAGACTAATAATGGTGGAAGGCTGCAGATCTGTCTTGAAGTTTTCACCCATAATATCGAGCAGTTCAGGGATTTTGCCAATTTGGCTGATTGATAACATTTTATTCGCAACTACATCAATAAAGACCTGCTGGCGTTTCGTCCGGTTAAAATCGCTGTCTTCACGGTAGCGCGTATAATTAAGCGCCTCTTCACCGTTATAATTCGATTTTCCGCCTTCGATGGTGAATTTCTCATGATCGGCGCCTTTGTTCACAATGTCCTTTTTGATGGGCAGCGGAACACCGCCGATGGCATCGACTGCATCCTTAAGGCCCTGGAAATTGATCGTAGCATAATATTGAATGTCATGGCCGAGCAGTGCTTCAAGTGTATCTTTTGCCATCTGCTGACCGCCGAATGCATATGCATGGGTGATTTTATCTTTTTTGTTGCCCTTGTGCCCGATGATTTCCGTATACGTATCGCGGGGGATGGAGATCAGCAGGATTTTGTAATCCTCCGGACGGATAACGGCATAGATCATCGTATCCGAACGTGCTGTCTCATTCGCCCGCTGATCTGTTCCCAGCAGCATTAAAGAGAATGGATCGCTTTTGTAGACAACGGGTTCCGCCTGTACAGTGGACGTGCTGTCCTTAATCAGCGGCTCATACGACTCTTCTGCCAGTTTGGACTCCACCCGGTCGGCCAGGAAAAGATCAAAGGCCAGTACAGAAAGCGGCTTTTGAAACAAAAAACCTCCGGCGAGAATGACTACAACGGCTATAAGGGCTATATACCTTTTTTTAAACTTATTTTTTTTCATAAATGGGTTCCTTCTTTGTGTTGGAATATACAGAATAAACAAATGATTGCTTGCGATCTATTTTCAATGCCTGCCCGCCTTCTTCCAGGCACTCATGTCTGAATTTCTCTAGGCCGTCTTACTTGCCCTATTCGGTCTTATTGTCCCCCCTTTCAGGAATCAGGGTCTTTCTAATTGTAGAATAAACCTGGAAAACTGCTTTGACACAAACAATATTTCTATTGTAATCACTTGTGCCTTAAAAAGAAATAACAAAAAACGACATTAATAGTACGTTAGCTGCCGGTAATTACTTAAGTATATGACGTTCAAAATTGCAATTTGTTTTATTCCGGCAAAAAAAAAACAGAACCGGCAGGCCCAATGCGTATACGTCGCGGGGGCCTTGCGATTCTGTTACTGTTTAATCCATTTCCTTAATCCACCATTTGTCCGGCTCAATAATATTGCTCATGGAATCGACATGCACACCCTGCAGGCGCTTGTTTACAG encodes:
- the dnaB gene encoding replicative DNA helicase, which codes for MGGDLFFDRVPPQNLEAEQAVLGAILLHDEALITAMERVNTEDFYDKPHQMIFEAMVQLGEESQPIDLITLTSRLQDKGELEDIGGVSYLAKLAHAVPTAANVDYYAQIIEEKAMLRRLIRTATQIVSEGYTGGEDVGIMLSDAERRILEISNRRSGSGFIAIRDVVMEVFDRVEMLHQNKGNTSGIPSGFVDLDHMTNGFQRNDLIIVAARPSVGKTAFALNICQNVAVRAKETVAIFSLEMSAAQLVQRMICAEANLDANIMRTGEFKSDDDWSKLTMGIQALGESEIYIDDTPGITVTDIRAKCRRLKKEKGLGMIVIDYLQLIQGRGKAGENRQQEVSEISRTLKQIARELDVPVIALSQLSRGVEQRQDKRPMMSDLRESGSIEQDADIVAFLYRDDYYNQDTEKKNIIEIIIAKQRNGPVGTVELVFLKNFNKFVNYERAHAEPFAG
- the rplI gene encoding 50S ribosomal protein L9, whose product is MKVIFIKDVKGQGKKGQVKEVSEGYAANFLLPRGLVRPATEGNVKTLENQAAAEQRRKDQEKEEAQQLGKKLDELTLTLKAKSGEGGRLFGAITSKQIAETLAATQGIVIDKRKIELSDPIRHVGTFQVHVKLHTEVKANLTVQVTEE
- a CDS encoding DHH family phosphoesterase is translated as MPKFLQRRWHGYHTVWAFMLLLVLIIIVSIYNWVLGVTSLFLAGTLCFSMLQAELAFRRNLVEYINGLSFRIKRVEGEAVSMLPLGIILYSEDRTVEWNNRNASDIFSRKSLVGEELQELLPDVVPALTGSGPVKREIAKDIGILKDVRQEITVDDRYYQAVIIPSERMLYLYDITELVVLRERYEEEKLAIGIVMMDNLDEAAQGMDDQQRTSLIAKVASEITEWSKQFEVYLRRLSSERYLMLLNHRSLQALEESRFVILDEVREMTADLKVPMTLSIGLAYGAESASELGALAQSSLDMALGRGGDQAAVKAGQRLSFYGGKSNAAEKRTRVRARVIAHALRDLMQESDKVLIMGHRNPDIDAVGAAIGLLKAAQMYNVEASIVMETPNPSITRMMEQIKRDEDLYKTFITTEQALQVMTEHTLLIVVDTHKASMTMEPRLVQYASRIVVVDHHRRGEEFINEAVLVYLEPYASSTCELVTELLQYIHDKIKLSPLEATMLLAGITVDTKHFALHTGSRTFEAAGFLRRIGADTILIQRMLKEDLQEYISKAEIIKHARMVYDHIALVVTAPGMKIPQLLIAQTADTLLGMTNVVASFVISERPDGLIGISARSLGRMNVQVVMEKLGGGGHLSNAAVQLEGTSKEAEARLLEVLAEIEAKEGLFE
- a CDS encoding DUF2232 domain-containing protein translates to MKFRWTSVAWSIAYLLLLLSLSTPLLIITTLFLTIPAVVLFTTLSTKQFIVHLLPILLIVGLITPVYVLLALYFLIPALVMGRWYKRRSSALSTIMAGTVTILGEFLLLLVIGTALFNFDLSTYVNDMMQMVMSPLSDLGTGNPMISEFNLTSEDVNTISHMTIQVIPMTLILSSFMMAVITHSIVRPILNSMGYAVPKLKPAREWRLSRSFIWYYLLGVVISLFFGNSDSNFMLMISANLLPLLQIVFKIQTIGFVFFLVHERKWSKIVAILLSLLVVWLPGLWIIGIIDIAFPLRELVKKSKR
- a CDS encoding MazG-like family protein, yielding MPKDLDVAKRAKVIEWLKTEVIDQVSRLFKALWEGSTARVGDSLASLIMSSYILGRRLGIPYRELDDLLLEKLRKHRQEGHQLEEWYQDISALEEHMRKR
- a CDS encoding CBS domain-containing protein, with product MNIAFFLLPKQEVACVTLDSTLRQTLERMEFHRYTAVPILNRNGEYAGTVTEGDLLWYMKDSGGTVTFENASKYLLKDVPLRMNNLPVSIDADMEDLINLAKVQNFVPVVDDMNRFIGIVRRSQIIEYCEKVVSRQSQESL
- a CDS encoding LCP family protein, with the protein product MKKNKFKKRYIALIAVVVILAGGFLFQKPLSVLAFDLFLADRVESKLAEESYEPLIKDSTSTVQAEPVVYKSDPFSLMLLGTDQRANETARSDTMIYAVIRPEDYKILLISIPRDTYTEIIGHKGNKKDKITHAYAFGGQQMAKDTLEALLGHDIQYYATINFQGLKDAVDAIGGVPLPIKKDIVNKGADHEKFTIEGGKSNYNGEEALNYTRYREDSDFNRTKRQQVFIDVVANKMLSISQIGKIPELLDIMGENFKTDLQPSTIISLAKKFMGGKDMDISSFTVMGEGKKIDGVYYDIVDEEDLSEARAMIDNWMNAGTPVSQLIEPGKAENALEPSATAAAQ